Proteins encoded within one genomic window of Kibdelosporangium phytohabitans:
- a CDS encoding LamG-like jellyroll fold domain-containing protein, whose translation MTADRTEKNQVFAQPDGSFTMEQAVEPVRVRRGDGWADIDTAVRTRPDGRVEPAATVTPTVYSGGGTSAMAEFGTAAERLAVHWPSALPTPRLDGDKVVYPEVMPGVDLEMKTFRQGFGYTVIVKNPEAARNPAVRQLSLPVDGLTVKTGNGVRTAYGADGKAVYQSPSSVVQDSTKDGEPGSRRGLSAVSSADGRIVITPDAGILDDPGAGFPIRIAEQWWPLGQFGWTSVYAQYPTQTYWNGANMGNDTRARSGYSGDWEYPTVTVRSFYHFDLRSMHGKHVLGAELNLLGGYSSTCSDSTFWLAHSGGVSPQTNWNNQPGTGRTQERRESGFGRVGCGPRWVGWDVGSDVHWSNHVQPADHVTFRISGPEGDKYAWRKWDTTSYGQHPKLIVKFNQYPHTPGNLTAAPKPGCTQDPNEPYVSTHQPVLKATVNDPDGGRVSAVFELWDRFGALRRELVVGEHESGSEFQVTTPGDLYRDGSRIAWRVKARDPYGAESGWSQWCDITVDKTAPDRKPEVSSTDYPEGVSSGSPGRSGRFHFSAANLADAAGFRYRVGGQGWKFAPAVNGSATVDIAPMTADPVRLDVTIEDKAGNIGQDNELRPELSNVRKYEIRVNGPTPPTSHWKLDGHHTAIDARDSNGKHPGTFPLGKVSWTKGKAGDALAFRGVENSFVTTTGGPAVDSTASFTVAAWVRLDAHPGTTWRTAVSQDGAHVSRFALQFKGESTQRWAFSMMSNDSTAPRIDSAIATDDRFVPQVGQWTHLAGVYDITDKKIRLYVNGVLAGEQAHDGFWWSEAPNALQIARGKWADNIGDYFPGAIDDVKVYDRALSDIRIDNGPSELDELAQTSSLEAVFAFDENTGTKTSDATGAARTATLDATSWAPGKDGTSGFKFDGHPFEGTNHAATEGPVIRTDDSFTVSAWVKPERFGHGARTVLAQSGTTMSGFYLHYRFGPEDAEPSWNFFTPDVDSAAHVWAWVRSPAKIVEGQWTHLAAVYDESVPELRLYVNGVQSGPPAKLKPRNWTAAGPLQIGRGKYMGRTIDPWVGTIDEVRVHSGVRSAADISAEVAAPLPDRKRLPAHGRYIAHRGDHRGGNGPIPSEYRLEGTVGYYLPPGTPGTHMLYSCITGDHDAFTTAKADCWGSRMIGPLGLAYDNPPAGVRANRLNRCRVKQGSQENFDSLTSDCEGHTVEEELGYLLPYTTLTRYQQTDGDPDRRSDTGNVPVGYRAQRDLVALHYLDGDGRVPLALCRTGADTYVQTGWDCTGKDQQLVERLGWAWPQRPSDPAAKELFACAEVSETRERFESTDSGCEGQDVLGSLGFGIDPARVTR comes from the coding sequence GTGACGGCCGACCGCACCGAGAAGAACCAGGTTTTCGCGCAACCTGACGGTTCTTTCACGATGGAACAAGCCGTCGAACCGGTTCGGGTACGCCGTGGCGACGGGTGGGCGGACATCGACACCGCCGTGCGAACCCGCCCCGACGGTCGTGTCGAGCCGGCCGCGACTGTGACGCCGACGGTGTACTCGGGCGGTGGCACGTCTGCGATGGCGGAGTTCGGCACGGCCGCCGAACGGCTGGCGGTGCACTGGCCGTCGGCGTTGCCGACGCCGCGGCTCGACGGGGACAAGGTCGTGTATCCCGAGGTCATGCCCGGCGTCGACCTGGAGATGAAGACGTTCCGCCAGGGCTTCGGCTACACCGTGATCGTCAAGAACCCGGAAGCCGCACGGAATCCCGCCGTGCGACAGCTCAGCCTTCCGGTCGACGGCCTCACCGTGAAGACCGGGAACGGGGTGCGGACCGCGTACGGCGCGGACGGCAAAGCCGTCTACCAGTCACCGTCCTCGGTCGTGCAGGACTCCACAAAGGACGGAGAGCCCGGCTCCCGCAGGGGACTCTCGGCCGTGTCGTCGGCGGACGGGCGGATCGTGATCACGCCGGACGCCGGGATCCTCGACGATCCCGGCGCCGGGTTCCCGATCCGCATCGCCGAGCAGTGGTGGCCGCTGGGCCAGTTCGGCTGGACCTCGGTGTACGCCCAGTACCCGACGCAGACCTACTGGAACGGCGCGAACATGGGCAACGACACGCGCGCCCGCTCCGGCTACTCCGGCGACTGGGAATACCCGACCGTGACCGTCCGGTCGTTCTACCACTTCGACCTGCGTTCCATGCACGGCAAGCACGTGCTGGGCGCCGAGCTGAACCTGCTGGGCGGCTACTCGTCCACGTGCTCCGACAGCACGTTCTGGCTCGCGCACTCCGGCGGCGTCTCGCCGCAGACGAACTGGAACAACCAGCCCGGCACCGGACGCACCCAGGAGCGCAGGGAATCCGGGTTCGGCCGGGTGGGGTGCGGGCCGCGCTGGGTCGGCTGGGACGTCGGCTCGGACGTGCACTGGTCCAACCACGTGCAGCCCGCCGACCACGTGACGTTCCGGATCAGCGGTCCTGAGGGCGACAAGTACGCGTGGCGCAAGTGGGACACGACGTCCTACGGCCAGCACCCGAAGCTCATCGTCAAGTTCAACCAGTACCCGCACACGCCGGGCAACCTCACGGCCGCGCCCAAACCAGGCTGCACCCAAGACCCCAACGAACCGTACGTGAGCACGCACCAGCCTGTGCTCAAGGCAACTGTGAACGACCCGGACGGTGGCCGGGTGTCCGCGGTGTTCGAGCTGTGGGACCGGTTCGGCGCGTTGCGCCGCGAACTTGTCGTCGGCGAACACGAATCGGGCAGCGAGTTCCAGGTCACCACGCCCGGTGACCTCTACAGGGACGGGTCGAGGATCGCGTGGCGGGTCAAGGCGAGAGACCCGTACGGCGCGGAATCCGGGTGGTCGCAGTGGTGTGACATCACCGTCGACAAGACCGCGCCCGACCGCAAGCCCGAGGTCTCGTCCACCGACTACCCGGAGGGGGTGTCCAGCGGGTCGCCGGGCAGGTCCGGCCGGTTCCACTTCAGCGCGGCCAACCTCGCGGACGCCGCCGGGTTCCGCTACCGGGTCGGCGGCCAGGGCTGGAAGTTCGCGCCCGCGGTGAACGGTTCGGCCACAGTGGACATAGCGCCGATGACGGCCGACCCGGTCAGGCTGGACGTCACCATCGAGGACAAGGCGGGCAACATCGGCCAGGACAACGAGCTCAGACCCGAGCTGAGCAACGTCCGCAAGTACGAGATCCGGGTGAACGGCCCGACTCCACCGACCAGCCACTGGAAACTCGATGGCCACCACACCGCCATCGACGCCCGTGACTCCAACGGCAAGCACCCCGGGACGTTCCCGCTGGGCAAGGTGTCCTGGACCAAGGGCAAGGCCGGTGACGCGCTCGCTTTCCGGGGCGTCGAGAACTCCTTCGTCACCACCACCGGCGGCCCGGCGGTCGACTCGACCGCCAGCTTCACCGTCGCCGCCTGGGTCAGGCTGGACGCACACCCCGGCACCACCTGGCGCACGGCGGTCAGCCAGGACGGCGCGCACGTCAGCCGGTTCGCCCTGCAGTTCAAGGGAGAGTCCACGCAGCGGTGGGCCTTCTCGATGATGTCGAACGACTCGACGGCACCGCGGATCGACTCGGCGATCGCCACCGACGACAGGTTCGTCCCGCAGGTCGGCCAGTGGACCCACCTCGCCGGCGTCTACGACATCACCGACAAGAAGATCCGGTTGTACGTCAACGGTGTGCTGGCCGGTGAACAGGCGCACGACGGGTTCTGGTGGAGCGAAGCGCCGAACGCGCTGCAGATCGCACGCGGCAAGTGGGCCGACAACATCGGCGACTACTTCCCCGGCGCGATCGACGACGTCAAGGTCTACGACCGCGCGCTGAGCGACATCCGGATCGACAACGGGCCGTCCGAACTGGACGAACTGGCGCAGACGTCCTCGCTCGAGGCGGTCTTCGCCTTCGACGAGAACACCGGGACCAAGACCAGCGACGCGACCGGTGCCGCGCGCACCGCGACACTCGACGCCACTTCGTGGGCGCCGGGCAAGGACGGCACCTCCGGGTTCAAGTTCGACGGCCACCCCTTCGAGGGCACGAACCACGCGGCGACCGAAGGGCCGGTGATCCGCACCGACGACAGCTTCACCGTGTCCGCCTGGGTGAAGCCCGAGCGCTTCGGTCACGGCGCGAGAACGGTGCTCGCCCAGTCCGGCACCACGATGAGCGGCTTCTACCTGCACTACCGCTTCGGCCCGGAGGACGCGGAGCCGTCGTGGAACTTCTTCACCCCGGATGTCGACTCCGCCGCGCACGTGTGGGCGTGGGTGCGGTCACCGGCGAAGATCGTCGAAGGCCAGTGGACGCACCTCGCCGCCGTGTACGACGAGTCCGTGCCGGAGCTGCGGCTCTACGTCAACGGCGTGCAGAGCGGCCCGCCCGCGAAGCTGAAACCGCGCAACTGGACCGCGGCTGGACCGTTGCAGATCGGCCGCGGCAAGTACATGGGCAGGACGATCGACCCGTGGGTCGGCACGATCGACGAGGTACGCGTCCACAGTGGAGTGCGCAGTGCCGCGGACATCTCCGCCGAGGTGGCCGCCCCGCTCCCGGACCGCAAACGTCTGCCCGCTCACGGCCGGTACATCGCCCATCGCGGTGACCACCGCGGCGGCAACGGCCCGATCCCGAGCGAGTACCGCCTGGAAGGCACGGTCGGTTACTACCTGCCGCCGGGAACCCCGGGCACGCACATGCTCTACAGCTGTATCACGGGTGACCACGACGCGTTCACCACGGCGAAGGCGGACTGCTGGGGCTCGAGGATGATCGGCCCGCTCGGGCTGGCCTACGACAACCCACCCGCGGGGGTCCGTGCCAACCGGCTGAACCGGTGCAGGGTCAAGCAGGGCTCGCAGGAGAACTTCGACTCGCTCACGTCCGACTGCGAGGGCCACACCGTCGAGGAGGAGCTCGGCTACCTGCTGCCGTACACGACGCTGACGCGCTACCAGCAAACCGACGGCGACCCCGATCGCCGAAGCGACACCGGGAACGTGCCGGTGGGTTACCGCGCACAACGGGATCTCGTGGCGTTGCACTACCTCGACGGTGACGGACGCGTGCCGCTCGCGCTGTGCCGGACCGGCGCGGACACCTACGTCCAGACCGGGTGGGACTGCACCGGCAAGGACCAGCAGCTGGTCGAACGGCTGGGCTGGGCCTGGCCGCAACGGCCGTCGGACCCCGCCGCGAAGGAACTCTTCGCCTGCGCGGAGGTCAGCGAGACCAGGGAACGGTTCGAATCGACCGATTCCGGATGTGAAGGACAGGACGTGCTCGGCTCGCTCGGCTTCGGCATCGACCCGGCGCGTGTGACCAGATGA
- a CDS encoding DNRLRE domain-containing protein: MGARRLLLALVVAAGVVLPAQVATAAPGATITANPDGTYTLRQELTPEHLTRTPAGWTAVSSGAPTNTGWNGNGTSDGRAPAGHYDFEGPRTVLRSYFQFDVAQLRGARVLGAELSVLGVHSYSCGPTGITLSATAQVSPQTNWLSQPPVYSRQQRVEDGFCGGARWVRFPVAAEISQSAQNGWDFATFGLSATDESSRHGWRKYGTANTGQAPVLTVTFERLPQS; the protein is encoded by the coding sequence ATGGGAGCCAGACGTTTGCTGCTCGCGCTGGTCGTGGCGGCGGGGGTGGTGCTGCCGGCTCAGGTGGCGACGGCGGCGCCGGGGGCGACGATCACCGCCAACCCGGACGGCACCTACACCCTGCGGCAGGAACTGACGCCGGAGCACCTCACCCGGACGCCCGCGGGCTGGACGGCGGTGTCCAGCGGGGCCCCGACGAACACCGGCTGGAACGGTAACGGCACCAGCGACGGCCGCGCACCCGCCGGCCACTACGACTTCGAAGGCCCCCGCACGGTGCTGCGGTCGTACTTCCAGTTCGACGTGGCGCAGTTGCGTGGTGCGCGGGTCCTGGGCGCTGAGCTGTCGGTGCTCGGCGTGCACAGCTACAGCTGTGGCCCGACCGGCATCACCCTGAGCGCGACCGCTCAGGTCTCGCCGCAGACCAACTGGCTCTCGCAGCCTCCGGTGTACTCCCGTCAGCAGCGGGTCGAGGACGGGTTCTGCGGCGGTGCCCGCTGGGTCCGCTTCCCCGTGGCAGCCGAGATCTCCCAGTCCGCCCAGAACGGGTGGGACTTCGCGACGTTCGGACTGTCCGCGACGGACGAGTCCAGCAGGCACGGCTGGCGCAAGTACGGCACCGCCAACACCGGCCAGGCGCCGGTGCTGACCGTGACTTTCGAGCGGCTCCCACAGAGCTGA
- a CDS encoding RHS repeat domain-containing protein, with the protein MVTLPVTAVAQERPPGDPAALSRAKDVDGKDMVVAPIPPDPAWEQQVRGKPVVTWPAAATGEVNLAPAVASAARAGESPVTLRTSTPDQDGTPSPAKVRVNLMDRAKAETLGAKGVLVELKRADGKAGQGPVDLEVDYSGFRRAYGGDFAARLRIVALPACALTDPAKPACRQQITIPSRNDVKAGKAVARTSVTPEGSLFALDSAPSGQTGDYKATSLAPSTTWTVGNNSGSFSLSHPLPVPQVPGGLVPEFTMAYNSGSVDGRTASTNNQVSWLGEGWDMWSGYVEWRFKGCSDDGVTSQETGDMCWAGDHASISFGGRSSELLYDPDKKLWRLREDDNSRVELLSGAANGDNGNQYWRVTTSDGKQYHFGFKPETQSTWTVPVFGNNSGEPCYSTAGFAQSWCHQAWRWQLDYVVDRAGNTITYFYNKETNSYGLNMAKSKIDYTRGGTLDRAEYGSRLTAPATAQVKFETADRCQADSDCSKHVKESYPDVPYDQECTDDKCAGKVTPTFWSTKRLAKVTTSVSGAVSDTWTMEQSFPATGDTSDPALWLQKVTRVGSAGGQQTPIPPMEFRGTPEPNRMNTPEDGLLPMQKYRIHTVHNESGGRTEVNWAADDCVPGQWPKKDTNQQRCFPVRWAQKGAVDKDDWFRKYVVKEVNADERVGGGKIERTSYEYSGGGAWHYNDDPLLKAEFKSWSQWRGYDRVKVRTGNVDSEPGVKQTEKEFRYFRGMKGDKLDGNPDGKPAQVEDSANAKHDDLDGLQGFLLEERTLDGKDGPEVSGTRNQPHLVHTATKGTAKAYLVRTLKTFGRTKLAAGGVRQSETVNEFDEDYNVKKVSDLGDVAKRDDEQCTTTTYAKNRGSWILDLPSQVTRVGVECGAAAVFPRDAISDERTYYDGSTELGAAPTSGFVTRKEKVKEYVGGVPKFIVDSVSTFDAYGRPLTVSDVLERTNRTTYDPPVGPPAKVVAKDPAGNETVTELKPWFTDPVSTTDVNNRRTDLSYDGFGRLTAVWMPGRPRGEAPNLRFTYTIRNDGTSTVATEALKAKLNTLTSYTLYDGFLRQRQTQKPAWLEGGRTGRVVTDTIYDSRGLEVKRNGEYFDDAAAAGPKLFLPTSGDAQIPSQTVLTYDGAAREIKSELFSQGRALSSTWSTKTEHGGDHTVVTPPKGGTPTVTYKDVRDQTTELRQLHGVVGEQPPTTKYGYDKAGRLATVTDPAGNVWSYAYDVRGRQTEVRDPDKGLSEMTYDDADQLIERKDARGQVIVTKYDKLGRPTETRKDSATGDPLTVKTYDTVPGAVGQLATSTRYAGGREYKTEIVSYDDAYNVTEKTVKIPDTEPGLAGTYRAKAAYSTEGALIWENVPKLGNDLGGEEINYRYDDFGKLSFVGNDNNSYVGYARYTEFGELEMIRRGKVNNEAWTLKDYAPATRRLSQISVETRPTVGSQADLRYGYDEEGNVTSLSMAVPKEKIDRQCFGYDGLKRLTEVWTAGSTTANDCALGAGKTVDGPAPYWTTYKYDAIGNRKTETEHGLNGVRDTVRTSKYPLTGEPRPHAPLSVLTEGPNGTKTDTFGYNATGTTKSRPGPTGVGQTLTWNEEDKLASTSAGTSYVDEADGDRLISRDNDGATLYLASGEIRWTKATGKLTGTRFYKHNGEIVGVRTAGALNWLSQDHNGSDVVAVSAADPKIVSHRRLDPFGKVRGQAPQNWPTTRGFIGGTTEAATGLIKLGEREYDITGGKFLSVDPLMDPDSPEHLNAYSYADNTPVTKSDPTGLAPMHCLGCGKPFDQLPPNNKPGNPPNQQPKGGTNKYHDPPVNATARKREWFDYWVAKHPFLYDFKFKVGYNPKVDFANKRAQATLDGEPYGLKVSPEVAINELRRCFNCSFPIKNGPADFPADGEFIPLDASPLWPSLVQIHADVKSYDYHPDGNGFYFVAQKRHFDDAGSVIAFNFEQDNKGDLNLRVRAWASSPVPDAANKAEAGYQWSKFAHQLGMNIIEHHCTTGVKPKC; encoded by the coding sequence GTGGTGACCTTACCGGTCACCGCGGTCGCGCAGGAACGCCCACCCGGCGACCCCGCCGCGCTCAGCCGTGCCAAGGACGTCGACGGCAAGGACATGGTGGTCGCGCCCATCCCGCCGGATCCCGCGTGGGAGCAGCAGGTCCGCGGCAAACCGGTGGTGACGTGGCCCGCCGCGGCCACCGGCGAGGTGAACCTGGCACCGGCCGTCGCCAGCGCCGCCAGGGCGGGTGAGTCCCCGGTGACGCTGCGGACGTCCACTCCGGACCAGGACGGGACACCGTCACCGGCCAAGGTCCGCGTGAACCTGATGGACCGGGCCAAAGCCGAGACGCTCGGTGCCAAGGGTGTCCTGGTGGAGCTCAAGCGCGCCGACGGGAAGGCCGGGCAGGGCCCGGTCGACCTCGAAGTGGACTACTCCGGGTTCCGCCGCGCGTACGGCGGTGACTTCGCCGCCCGGCTGCGAATCGTGGCCCTGCCGGCTTGCGCCCTCACCGATCCGGCAAAACCCGCGTGCCGCCAGCAGATCACCATCCCCTCACGCAACGACGTGAAGGCGGGCAAAGCGGTCGCGCGTACCTCGGTGACCCCCGAGGGCTCGTTGTTCGCGTTGGACTCGGCACCGTCCGGGCAGACCGGCGACTACAAGGCGACGTCACTGGCGCCGTCGACGACGTGGACGGTCGGCAACAACAGCGGCAGCTTCTCCCTGTCGCACCCGTTGCCCGTGCCGCAGGTCCCCGGTGGTCTCGTGCCGGAGTTCACGATGGCGTACAACTCCGGCAGCGTGGACGGCCGGACCGCGTCCACCAACAACCAGGTCTCGTGGCTCGGCGAAGGCTGGGACATGTGGTCGGGCTACGTGGAATGGCGGTTCAAGGGCTGCTCCGACGACGGCGTGACCAGCCAGGAGACCGGCGACATGTGCTGGGCGGGTGACCACGCCTCGATCTCCTTCGGCGGCCGGTCGTCCGAACTGCTCTACGACCCCGACAAGAAGCTCTGGCGGCTGCGCGAGGACGACAACTCCCGGGTGGAGTTGCTGTCGGGCGCGGCCAACGGCGACAACGGCAACCAGTACTGGCGGGTGACCACCAGCGACGGCAAGCAGTACCACTTCGGCTTCAAGCCGGAGACGCAGTCGACGTGGACCGTCCCGGTGTTCGGCAACAACTCCGGCGAACCCTGCTACTCCACAGCCGGTTTCGCCCAGTCGTGGTGCCACCAGGCCTGGCGCTGGCAGCTGGACTACGTGGTCGACCGCGCGGGCAACACGATCACGTACTTCTACAACAAGGAGACCAACAGCTACGGCCTGAACATGGCCAAGTCCAAGATCGACTACACCCGTGGCGGCACGCTCGACCGCGCCGAGTACGGCTCGCGGCTGACCGCGCCGGCGACCGCGCAGGTGAAGTTCGAGACCGCGGACCGCTGCCAGGCCGACTCGGACTGTTCCAAGCACGTCAAGGAAAGCTACCCGGACGTCCCGTACGACCAGGAATGCACCGACGACAAGTGCGCGGGCAAGGTCACGCCGACGTTCTGGAGCACCAAGCGGCTGGCCAAGGTGACCACGTCGGTCAGCGGTGCCGTGTCCGACACGTGGACCATGGAGCAGAGCTTCCCGGCCACCGGCGACACCTCCGATCCCGCGCTGTGGCTGCAGAAGGTGACCAGGGTCGGCTCGGCTGGCGGGCAGCAGACCCCCATACCGCCGATGGAGTTCCGCGGCACGCCGGAGCCCAACCGGATGAACACGCCGGAGGACGGCCTGCTGCCGATGCAGAAGTACCGGATCCACACCGTGCACAACGAATCCGGTGGCCGGACGGAGGTCAACTGGGCCGCCGACGACTGCGTACCGGGCCAGTGGCCCAAGAAGGACACCAACCAGCAGCGGTGCTTCCCCGTGCGCTGGGCACAGAAAGGCGCGGTGGACAAGGACGACTGGTTCCGCAAGTACGTCGTCAAGGAGGTCAACGCGGACGAACGCGTCGGCGGCGGCAAGATCGAGCGGACGAGCTACGAGTACTCGGGCGGCGGCGCGTGGCACTACAACGACGACCCGCTGCTCAAGGCGGAGTTCAAGTCGTGGTCGCAGTGGCGCGGGTACGACCGGGTCAAGGTCCGCACCGGCAACGTCGACTCCGAGCCCGGCGTCAAGCAGACCGAGAAGGAGTTCCGCTACTTCCGCGGCATGAAGGGCGACAAGCTGGACGGCAACCCCGACGGCAAGCCCGCCCAGGTCGAGGACTCCGCCAACGCCAAGCACGACGACCTCGACGGCCTGCAGGGCTTCCTGCTGGAGGAACGGACTCTCGACGGCAAGGACGGCCCGGAGGTCTCCGGCACGCGGAACCAGCCACACCTGGTGCACACCGCCACGAAGGGCACCGCGAAGGCGTACCTGGTCAGGACGCTGAAGACGTTCGGTCGTACGAAGCTCGCCGCCGGTGGTGTGCGGCAGTCGGAGACGGTCAACGAGTTCGACGAGGACTACAACGTCAAGAAGGTCAGCGATCTCGGTGACGTCGCCAAGCGGGATGACGAGCAGTGCACCACCACGACGTACGCCAAGAACCGCGGGTCCTGGATCCTCGACCTGCCCAGCCAGGTCACCAGGGTCGGCGTGGAGTGCGGCGCCGCTGCGGTGTTCCCGCGTGACGCCATCTCCGACGAGCGCACGTACTACGACGGGAGCACCGAGCTCGGGGCCGCGCCCACTTCGGGGTTCGTGACCAGGAAGGAGAAGGTCAAGGAGTACGTCGGCGGCGTGCCGAAGTTCATCGTCGACTCGGTGTCCACTTTCGACGCGTACGGCCGTCCGCTGACGGTGTCGGACGTACTGGAAAGGACCAACAGGACGACGTACGACCCGCCTGTCGGACCGCCGGCGAAGGTCGTCGCCAAGGACCCGGCGGGCAACGAGACCGTCACGGAGCTGAAGCCGTGGTTCACCGACCCGGTGTCCACAACGGACGTCAACAACCGGCGCACCGACCTGTCCTACGACGGGTTCGGCAGGCTCACCGCGGTGTGGATGCCGGGAAGGCCACGCGGGGAAGCGCCGAACCTGCGGTTCACGTACACGATCCGCAACGACGGCACCAGCACCGTGGCGACCGAGGCGTTGAAGGCCAAGCTGAACACCCTGACCTCGTACACGCTCTACGACGGTTTCCTGCGCCAGCGGCAGACGCAGAAACCGGCGTGGCTGGAGGGCGGCCGGACCGGTCGTGTCGTCACCGACACGATCTACGACTCCCGCGGCCTCGAGGTCAAACGCAACGGCGAGTACTTCGACGACGCGGCGGCGGCCGGGCCCAAGTTGTTCCTGCCCACCTCCGGCGACGCGCAGATCCCGTCGCAGACCGTGCTGACCTACGACGGCGCGGCGAGGGAGATCAAGTCGGAACTGTTCAGCCAGGGACGCGCGCTGTCGTCGACCTGGTCGACCAAGACCGAGCACGGCGGTGACCACACCGTTGTCACACCGCCCAAGGGCGGCACGCCGACCGTGACCTACAAGGACGTGCGGGACCAGACCACCGAGCTGCGTCAGCTCCACGGCGTGGTGGGGGAGCAGCCCCCGACCACGAAGTACGGCTACGACAAGGCAGGCAGGCTCGCCACCGTGACGGACCCGGCGGGCAACGTGTGGAGTTACGCCTACGACGTGCGCGGCAGGCAGACCGAAGTCCGTGATCCGGACAAGGGACTGTCGGAGATGACGTACGACGACGCCGACCAGCTGATCGAGCGCAAGGACGCACGCGGCCAGGTGATCGTGACCAAGTACGACAAGCTCGGCAGGCCGACGGAGACCCGCAAGGACTCCGCGACCGGCGACCCGCTGACCGTCAAGACCTACGACACGGTCCCCGGCGCGGTCGGCCAGCTCGCGACGAGCACGAGGTACGCGGGCGGACGTGAGTACAAGACCGAGATCGTCAGCTACGACGACGCCTACAACGTCACCGAGAAGACGGTCAAGATCCCGGACACCGAACCCGGGCTGGCCGGGACGTACCGCGCCAAGGCCGCCTACAGCACGGAAGGGGCGCTGATCTGGGAGAACGTGCCGAAGCTCGGCAACGACCTCGGCGGTGAGGAGATCAACTACCGCTACGACGACTTCGGCAAGCTGAGCTTCGTCGGCAACGACAACAACAGCTACGTGGGCTACGCCCGCTACACCGAGTTCGGCGAGCTGGAGATGATCCGGCGCGGCAAGGTCAACAACGAGGCCTGGACGCTCAAGGACTACGCACCGGCCACCCGGCGGCTGTCGCAGATCTCCGTGGAGACGAGGCCGACGGTCGGTTCCCAGGCCGACCTGCGGTACGGCTACGACGAGGAAGGCAACGTCACGTCCTTGTCCATGGCGGTGCCGAAGGAGAAGATCGACCGCCAGTGCTTCGGCTACGACGGCCTGAAGCGTCTCACCGAGGTGTGGACGGCGGGCAGCACGACAGCCAACGACTGCGCGCTGGGTGCGGGCAAGACCGTCGACGGCCCGGCGCCGTACTGGACGACCTACAAGTACGACGCGATCGGCAACCGCAAGACCGAGACCGAGCACGGCCTCAACGGCGTGCGGGACACGGTCCGCACGTCGAAGTACCCGCTGACGGGCGAGCCCCGGCCGCACGCGCCGCTGTCGGTGCTCACGGAAGGCCCGAACGGGACCAAGACCGACACGTTCGGCTACAACGCGACCGGGACGACCAAGAGCCGCCCGGGGCCGACAGGCGTGGGACAGACGCTCACCTGGAACGAGGAGGACAAGCTGGCGTCCACCTCGGCCGGTACGAGCTACGTCGACGAGGCCGACGGTGACCGGCTGATCAGCCGGGACAACGACGGCGCCACGCTGTACCTGGCCAGCGGTGAGATCCGGTGGACCAAGGCAACGGGCAAGCTGACCGGCACCCGCTTCTACAAGCACAACGGCGAGATCGTCGGCGTGCGCACCGCGGGCGCGCTCAACTGGCTGTCGCAGGACCACAACGGCAGCGACGTCGTCGCGGTCAGCGCGGCCGACCCGAAGATCGTCAGCCACCGCAGGCTCGACCCGTTCGGCAAGGTACGCGGTCAGGCACCGCAGAACTGGCCGACGACACGCGGGTTCATCGGCGGCACGACGGAGGCCGCGACCGGCCTGATCAAGCTGGGCGAGCGCGAGTACGACATCACCGGCGGCAAGTTCCTGTCGGTGGACCCGTTGATGGACCCGGACAGCCCGGAACACCTCAACGCGTACTCGTACGCCGACAACACGCCGGTCACCAAGTCCGACCCGACCGGCCTGGCCCCGATGCACTGCCTGGGCTGCGGAAAACCCTTCGACCAGTTGCCGCCCAACAACAAACCGGGCAACCCGCCGAACCAGCAGCCGAAGGGCGGCACGAACAAGTACCACGACCCGCCGGTCAACGCGACCGCGCGCAAGCGGGAATGGTTCGACTACTGGGTGGCCAAGCACCCGTTCCTGTACGACTTCAAGTTCAAGGTCGGCTACAACCCGAAGGTGGACTTCGCCAACAAGCGGGCACAGGCCACCCTGGACGGTGAGCCGTACGGGCTGAAGGTCAGCCCCGAGGTGGCGATCAACGAGCTGCGCAGGTGCTTCAACTGCAGCTTCCCGATCAAGAACGGGCCGGCGGACTTCCCGGCGGACGGCGAGTTCATCCCGCTGGACGCCTCGCCGCTGTGGCCCAGCCTGGTCCAGATCCACGCCGACGTGAAGTCCTACGACTACCACCCGGACGGCAACGGCTTCTACTTCGTCGCACAGAAACGCCACTTCGACGACGCGGGGTCGGTCATCGCGTTCAACTTCGAACAGGACAACAAGGGAGACCTCAACCTGCGGGTCCGTGCGTGGGCGTCCTCACCGGTGCCCGACGCGGCCAACAAGGCCGAGGCGGGCTACCAGTGGAGCAAGTTCGCCCACCAGCTCGGCATGAACATCATCGAGCACCACTGCACCACGGGGGTGAAGCCCAAGTGCTGA